A single region of the Drosophila takahashii strain IR98-3 E-12201 chromosome 2R, DtakHiC1v2, whole genome shotgun sequence genome encodes:
- the LOC108059001 gene encoding phosphatidylinositol 4,5-bisphosphate 5-phosphatase A isoform X1, whose product MVTTTVIADLCILILTWNVGTHSPRDQDLSSLLSLNGTTTCPDNQLPDIYVIGFQEVSTTNLKIFQDDPWVLKIAGALQAHEFVKVDAKQLQGILITMFAQHKHIPHMKNIESEATRTGLGGLWGNKGAVSIRLSLYGTGVAFVCSHLAAHDEKLKERIEDYHQIVDNHKYSAQGYRRIFDHDFVFWFGDLNFRLSGEMSAWDVRTDVENARYADLLKLDQLNLLREKGNAFSLLEEQQPNFAPTFKFVEGTNDYNLKRRPAWCDRILHRVQSNIYPGITLSANQLSYQSHMDYMLSDHKPVSATFNYKVAASNQTYTDEELHEMTHGAASTPTAPKVSLTFAFAVLVAVSYTQL is encoded by the exons ATGGTTACGACAACGGTGATTGCAGACCTCTGCATCCTGATTCTCACCTGGAACGTGGGCACCCACTCGCCGCGGGACCAGGATCTCAGCTCCCTGCTGTCCCTCAATGGGACGACCACCTGTCCGGATAACCAGCTGCCCGACATCTATGTGATCGGATTCCAGGAGGTGAGCACCACCAACCTGAAGATCTTCCAGGACGATCCGTGGGTGCTCAAGATCGCCGGCGCCCTGCAGGCCCACGAGTTTGTCAAGGTGGACGCAAAGCAGCTGCAGGGCATCCTCATCACCATGTTCGCCCAGCACAAGCACATTCCGCACATGAAGAACATTGAGTCGGAGGCCACGCGCACTGGATTGGGTGGTCTGTGGGGCAACAAGGGGGCCGTGAGCATCCGGCTCTCACTCTACGGAACCGGCGTGGCCTTCGTCTGCTCCCACCTGGCGGCCCACGACGAGAAGCTGAAGGAGCGCATCGAGGACTACCACCAGATAGTCGATAACCACAAGTACAGCGCCCAGGGATACCGGCGGATCTTCGACCACGACTTTGTCTTCTGGTTCGGGGATCTGAACTTCCGCCTCTCCGGCGAGATGTCCGCCTGGGATGTGCGCACCGATGTGGAGAATGCGCGCTACGCGGATCTGCTCAAGCTGGACCAGTTGAACCTGCTGCGGGAGAAGGGCAATGCCTTCAGCCTGctcgaggagcagcagcccaACTTTGCGCCCACCTTTAAG TTCGTGGAGGGCACGAATGATTACAACTTGAAGCGACGTCCAGCCTGGTGTGATAGGATTTTGCATCGCGTGCAGAGCAACATTTATCCGGGCATTACCCTGAGTGCCAACCAGCTGTCTTATCAGTCGCACATGGACTACATGCTCTCCGACCACAAGCCCGTATCGGCCACGTTCAACTACAAGGTCGCCGCATCCAATCAAACGTACACCGACGAGGAACTACACGAAATGACCCATGGAGCTGCCTCAACTCCCACCGCTCCGAAAGTTAGTCTAACCTTCGCTTTTGCTGTGCTTGTAGCTGTGTCCTATACTCAACTTTGA
- the NiPp1 gene encoding nuclear inhibitor of protein phosphatase 1 produces the protein MASSYDIPSWAGKPPTGLHLDVLKDEKLVQKLMVDEKRCYLFGRNSQMNDFCIDHASCSRVHSAFVYHKHLNIAYLVDLGSTHGTFIGTLRLEAHKPTQLQINSTFHFGASTRNYILRERPSGHHSNIMEDLPLSETSDGALLGLPESQTELDNLTEYNTAHNRRISMLGIDDDTNMRKQNALKQGRRIRNVTFNDEEIVINPEDVDPNVGRFRNLVQTTVVPAKRARYDVNHMGIHSGSALASANAAHVHQLFQQSLADMKHQQQQQHHRDMPPPNAVPHSPTNSLYQGLPAETHGKGDLEPISPLSIGSKLGLLLPNPAPEVLPVFDEAVEPTSTLAQKLAVANANVRRYGEDPHDSSGEGDSLCPQKKKYAKEAWPGRKPMLGQL, from the exons ATGGCTAGCAGCTACGACATCCCCAGTTG GGCCGGCAAACCGCCCACTGGCTTGCATCTGGATGTGCTGAAGGACGAGAAACTAGTTCAGAAACTGATGGTCGATGAGAAAAGGTGCTACTTATTCGGCCGCAACAGCCAGATGAACGACTTCTGCATAGACCACGCCTCCTGTTCGCGGGTCCACTCGGCATTTGTGTACCACAAGCACCTCAACATAGCCTACCTCGTGGATCTGGGGTCCA CCCATGGCACCTTTATCGGAACCCTTCGGTTGGAGGCGCACAAGCCCACACAACTGCAGATCAACAGCACCTTTCACTTTGGGGCTTCCACCCGGAACTATATACTCAGGGAGCGACCCTCGGGCCACCACAGCAACATCATGGAGGACCTGCCGCTCAGCGAAACCAGCGACGGAGCTCTGCTGGGCCTTCCCGAGAGCCAAACCGAACTTGAT AATCTCACGGAGTACAACACGGCCCACAATCGTCGCATCTCCATGCTGGGAATCGATGATGATACCAATATGCGAAAGCAGAACGCCTTGAAGCAGGGTCGGCGCATCCGGAATGTCACATTTAACGACGAGGAGATTGTCATCAACCCCGAGGATGTGGATCCCAATGTGGGACGCTTCCGGAACCTGGTGCAAACCACCGTGGTGCCCGCGAAACGGGCCCGCTACGATGTCAACCACATGGGCATCCATTCGGGCAGCGCCCTGGCGAGTGCCAATGCCGCCCATGTGCACCAACTGTTCCAGCAGAGCCTGGCGGACATgaagcaccagcagcagcagcagcaccacagGGACATGCCGCCACCCAATGCAGTGCCCCATTCGCCTACCAATTCTCTATATCAAGGCCTGCCGGCCGAAACGCATGGCAAGGGCGACCTGGAGCCCATTTCCCCGCTGAGCATTGGTTCTAAATTGGGCCTGCTGCTGCCAAATCCCGCGCCCGAGGTGCTGCCCGTTTTCGACGAGGCCGTGGAGCCCACCTCGACTTTGGCCCAAAAGTTGGCCGTGGCCAATGCAAATG TGCGTCGCTATGGCGAGGATCCGCATGACTCGAGCGGAGAGGGCGACTCGCTGTGTCCACAGAAAAAGAAATACGCCAAGGAGGCCTGGCCAGGTCGCAAGCCCATGTTGGGGCAGCTATAG
- the LOC108059001 gene encoding phosphatidylinositol 4,5-bisphosphate 5-phosphatase A isoform X2, with translation MVTTTVIADLCILILTWNVGTHSPRDQDLSSLLSLNGTTTCPDNQLPDIYVIGFQEVSTTNLKIFQDDPWVLKIAGALQAHEFVKVDAKQLQGILITMFAQHKHIPHMKNIESEATRTGLGGLWGNKGAVSIRLSLYGTGVAFVCSHLAAHDEKLKERIEDYHQIVDNHKYSAQGYRRIFDHDFVFWFGDLNFRLSGEMSAWDVRTDVENARYADLLKLDQLNLLREKGNAFSLLEEQQPNFAPTFKFVEGTNDYNLKRRPAWCDRILHRVQSNIYPGITLSANQLSYQSHMDYMLSDHKPVSATFNYKVAASNQTYTDEELHEMTHGAASTPTAPKLFNAELEQW, from the exons ATGGTTACGACAACGGTGATTGCAGACCTCTGCATCCTGATTCTCACCTGGAACGTGGGCACCCACTCGCCGCGGGACCAGGATCTCAGCTCCCTGCTGTCCCTCAATGGGACGACCACCTGTCCGGATAACCAGCTGCCCGACATCTATGTGATCGGATTCCAGGAGGTGAGCACCACCAACCTGAAGATCTTCCAGGACGATCCGTGGGTGCTCAAGATCGCCGGCGCCCTGCAGGCCCACGAGTTTGTCAAGGTGGACGCAAAGCAGCTGCAGGGCATCCTCATCACCATGTTCGCCCAGCACAAGCACATTCCGCACATGAAGAACATTGAGTCGGAGGCCACGCGCACTGGATTGGGTGGTCTGTGGGGCAACAAGGGGGCCGTGAGCATCCGGCTCTCACTCTACGGAACCGGCGTGGCCTTCGTCTGCTCCCACCTGGCGGCCCACGACGAGAAGCTGAAGGAGCGCATCGAGGACTACCACCAGATAGTCGATAACCACAAGTACAGCGCCCAGGGATACCGGCGGATCTTCGACCACGACTTTGTCTTCTGGTTCGGGGATCTGAACTTCCGCCTCTCCGGCGAGATGTCCGCCTGGGATGTGCGCACCGATGTGGAGAATGCGCGCTACGCGGATCTGCTCAAGCTGGACCAGTTGAACCTGCTGCGGGAGAAGGGCAATGCCTTCAGCCTGctcgaggagcagcagcccaACTTTGCGCCCACCTTTAAG TTCGTGGAGGGCACGAATGATTACAACTTGAAGCGACGTCCAGCCTGGTGTGATAGGATTTTGCATCGCGTGCAGAGCAACATTTATCCGGGCATTACCCTGAGTGCCAACCAGCTGTCTTATCAGTCGCACATGGACTACATGCTCTCCGACCACAAGCCCGTATCGGCCACGTTCAACTACAAGGTCGCCGCATCCAATCAAACGTACACCGACGAGGAACTACACGAAATGACCCATGGAGCTGCCTCAACTCCCACCGCTCCGAAA TTATTTAACGCTGAGCTAGAGCAATGGTAG
- the LOC108059001 gene encoding phosphatidylinositol 4,5-bisphosphate 5-phosphatase A isoform X3, with protein MVTTTVIADLCILILTWNVGTHSPRDQDLSSLLSLNGTTTCPDNQLPDIYVIGFQEVSTTNLKIFQDDPWVLKIAGALQAHEFVKVDAKQLQGILITMFAQHKHIPHMKNIESEATRTGLGGLWGNKGAVSIRLSLYGTGVAFVCSHLAAHDEKLKERIEDYHQIVDNHKYSAQGYRRIFDHDFVFWFGDLNFRLSGEMSAWDVRTDVENARYADLLKLDQLNLLREKGNAFSLLEEQQPNFAPTFKFVEGTNDYNLKRRPAWCDRILHRVQSNIYPGITLSANQLSYQSHMDYMLSDHKPVSATFNYKVAASNQTYTDEELHEMTHGAASTPTAPKKEQEKRK; from the exons ATGGTTACGACAACGGTGATTGCAGACCTCTGCATCCTGATTCTCACCTGGAACGTGGGCACCCACTCGCCGCGGGACCAGGATCTCAGCTCCCTGCTGTCCCTCAATGGGACGACCACCTGTCCGGATAACCAGCTGCCCGACATCTATGTGATCGGATTCCAGGAGGTGAGCACCACCAACCTGAAGATCTTCCAGGACGATCCGTGGGTGCTCAAGATCGCCGGCGCCCTGCAGGCCCACGAGTTTGTCAAGGTGGACGCAAAGCAGCTGCAGGGCATCCTCATCACCATGTTCGCCCAGCACAAGCACATTCCGCACATGAAGAACATTGAGTCGGAGGCCACGCGCACTGGATTGGGTGGTCTGTGGGGCAACAAGGGGGCCGTGAGCATCCGGCTCTCACTCTACGGAACCGGCGTGGCCTTCGTCTGCTCCCACCTGGCGGCCCACGACGAGAAGCTGAAGGAGCGCATCGAGGACTACCACCAGATAGTCGATAACCACAAGTACAGCGCCCAGGGATACCGGCGGATCTTCGACCACGACTTTGTCTTCTGGTTCGGGGATCTGAACTTCCGCCTCTCCGGCGAGATGTCCGCCTGGGATGTGCGCACCGATGTGGAGAATGCGCGCTACGCGGATCTGCTCAAGCTGGACCAGTTGAACCTGCTGCGGGAGAAGGGCAATGCCTTCAGCCTGctcgaggagcagcagcccaACTTTGCGCCCACCTTTAAG TTCGTGGAGGGCACGAATGATTACAACTTGAAGCGACGTCCAGCCTGGTGTGATAGGATTTTGCATCGCGTGCAGAGCAACATTTATCCGGGCATTACCCTGAGTGCCAACCAGCTGTCTTATCAGTCGCACATGGACTACATGCTCTCCGACCACAAGCCCGTATCGGCCACGTTCAACTACAAGGTCGCCGCATCCAATCAAACGTACACCGACGAGGAACTACACGAAATGACCCATGGAGCTGCCTCAACTCCCACCGCTCCGAAA AAGGAACAAGAGAAACGAAAGTAA